One Oceanicoccus sagamiensis genomic region harbors:
- a CDS encoding molybdopterin-containing oxidoreductase family protein, producing MVETKKTFCRFCHVFCGLEVDIEDNTIIAVRGDHDNPVSEGYTCPKGRAEVERINHPERVRQSQKNVDGQFQPIDTSTAIDEIGDKLRQIIDEHGPESVAVYVGCGGHRTASGGPWYIDKWLRSFNSHRLYTSMTIDSPSLIIAYDRLYGGPLPLTVFDIDHADSAMFVATNPIVSHQWSMPQSNPATRLKKALKRGMKMVVIDPRRSDIADKAHIHLQVKPGEDATLLACLLREIIDNDWYDKDYVANYVSGFDELCTALKPFDLSYTEQRTGCAAADITEAARIFATAKSGAAVSGTGLHMARHQNLATQLVMTFNALCGRLDRRGGMTHIPGTLAPRLAPAGERQPFPISLRTEHRSRVRDIQGIVGLFGYQEMPTNTLTDEILTAGKGQIKALIVNGGNPALVFSDTNTTIKALNKLDLLVVNDLFMSATAKHADYVMAIKHPFERVDIPMLADTFTPFSFQQYSEKMVEAEDDVIEEWEFFWRAAQRMGVDFSLPGVASDSNPSADDIIKGLSPTARIPLDEIKAASPSGQAYDNKITEVGGIIPDMICHDDRRLAAGHPEVISELAEVYAEQVFDNGSYTSQQDFEFRLITYRMREAYCTTGQNLPSLQKKRSYNPALINPDDMQRLALADGDLITIESGHGKIEAIAEANNTMGKGTVGLAHGWGDPADDRPVREKGSNVQYLIPRDIDYDKLTGLAQQSAIAVNISK from the coding sequence ATGGTCGAAACCAAGAAAACCTTTTGCCGATTTTGTCATGTCTTCTGCGGCTTGGAAGTCGATATTGAAGATAATACAATTATTGCTGTACGCGGTGACCACGACAACCCTGTCTCCGAAGGCTATACCTGCCCTAAAGGGCGCGCGGAGGTTGAGCGTATTAACCACCCGGAACGGGTCAGACAATCACAGAAGAATGTCGATGGGCAGTTTCAGCCGATTGATACCAGCACGGCGATCGATGAAATAGGCGATAAGCTACGCCAGATTATCGACGAGCACGGCCCGGAGTCTGTGGCTGTTTATGTCGGCTGTGGTGGCCATCGCACGGCATCGGGCGGCCCCTGGTATATCGATAAGTGGTTGCGCTCGTTTAATTCACACCGCCTCTACACTTCAATGACCATTGACTCACCCTCTTTGATTATTGCCTATGATCGTCTTTATGGTGGCCCCCTACCACTGACCGTTTTTGATATCGACCATGCTGACAGTGCGATGTTTGTGGCAACCAACCCTATTGTGTCGCACCAGTGGTCAATGCCTCAATCCAACCCGGCTACCCGGCTGAAGAAAGCGTTAAAGCGGGGTATGAAAATGGTGGTGATTGATCCACGGCGATCGGATATTGCCGATAAGGCCCATATCCATTTACAGGTTAAACCCGGCGAAGATGCCACCTTGTTGGCCTGCCTGCTGCGGGAAATTATTGATAACGACTGGTATGACAAAGACTATGTCGCCAACTATGTCAGTGGCTTTGATGAGCTTTGCACTGCCCTTAAACCCTTTGACCTAAGCTATACCGAACAACGTACCGGCTGCGCCGCCGCCGATATTACTGAGGCCGCCAGAATTTTCGCCACCGCTAAAAGTGGTGCTGCGGTTTCCGGCACCGGTTTGCATATGGCGCGCCATCAGAATCTGGCCACTCAGTTAGTTATGACCTTTAATGCACTCTGCGGCCGCCTGGACCGCCGTGGTGGCATGACCCATATTCCCGGCACTCTGGCTCCAAGGTTGGCTCCCGCCGGTGAAAGGCAGCCGTTTCCGATTTCGCTGCGCACCGAGCACCGCTCACGGGTACGGGATATTCAAGGGATTGTTGGTTTATTTGGTTATCAGGAAATGCCCACCAATACCCTCACCGATGAAATTCTTACTGCGGGCAAAGGCCAGATCAAAGCGCTGATTGTTAATGGCGGTAACCCGGCATTGGTCTTTAGTGATACTAACACTACGATTAAGGCGCTTAACAAGCTCGACCTTCTTGTGGTCAATGATTTATTTATGTCTGCCACCGCCAAACATGCCGACTATGTTATGGCGATCAAACACCCCTTTGAACGGGTTGATATCCCCATGCTGGCAGATACCTTTACCCCCTTCTCCTTTCAGCAGTACAGCGAGAAAATGGTTGAGGCGGAAGATGATGTTATTGAAGAGTGGGAATTTTTCTGGCGTGCTGCCCAGCGTATGGGGGTAGATTTTAGCCTGCCCGGTGTGGCCTCCGATAGCAACCCATCCGCTGACGATATTATTAAGGGGCTAAGCCCCACGGCCCGAATTCCTCTGGATGAAATAAAAGCGGCCTCTCCCAGCGGCCAGGCCTACGATAATAAAATCACCGAAGTCGGCGGTATTATTCCAGATATGATTTGCCACGATGATCGACGCCTTGCTGCAGGCCACCCTGAGGTTATTAGCGAACTGGCGGAGGTTTATGCCGAGCAGGTTTTTGACAATGGCAGTTATACCAGCCAGCAGGATTTTGAGTTTCGTTTAATTACTTACCGCATGCGTGAGGCTTATTGCACCACTGGACAAAACTTACCCAGCCTACAAAAAAAGCGCAGTTATAATCCCGCACTGATTAACCCTGATGATATGCAGCGTTTGGCTTTAGCGGACGGTGACCTGATTACGATTGAAAGTGGCCACGGTAAGATAGAAGCGATTGCCGAAGCTAATAATACAATGGGTAAAGGCACTGTCGGTCTTGCCCATGGCTGGGGTGACCCCGCAGATGATAGACCTGTGCGGGAAAAAGGCAGCAATGTGCAATACCTTATTCCACGGGATATTGATTATGATAAGTTGACCGGGCTCGCCCAGCAGAGTGCGATAGCGGTGAATATTTCAAAATAA
- a CDS encoding VPLPA-CTERM sorting domain-containing protein, with protein sequence MKNFLFVSVFSALLISPLIASAGGHDESGGGDGSEGGGDLGTVYNIIGESRVVGRTATFVNDTTTIVGEGQVIGDSFTYTVVNTVNSLVGTADIFVDGDISLSSGAGLEVVTACEGETLICSSVSLNIPSALAFDSIVDTVPGTFVLRDYDLFDLGDGLGFADADLVMSATLASLPQEALPALPSIAVVPVPAALWLFGSGLLGLAAIKRRQ encoded by the coding sequence ATGAAAAACTTTCTTTTTGTTAGTGTTTTTTCTGCTCTTCTAATTTCCCCTTTAATAGCGAGTGCTGGTGGTCACGATGAATCTGGTGGCGGTGATGGTTCTGAAGGTGGAGGTGACTTAGGTACTGTCTATAATATTATTGGTGAGTCCAGAGTCGTAGGACGGACAGCGACTTTTGTTAACGATACTACAACAATTGTTGGTGAAGGTCAGGTAATTGGTGACTCATTTACTTACACTGTTGTTAATACGGTTAATAGTCTTGTTGGTACAGCGGATATTTTTGTTGATGGTGATATCAGTCTTAGCAGTGGTGCGGGTTTAGAAGTGGTGACTGCCTGCGAAGGGGAGACGCTTATTTGTTCCTCCGTCAGTTTAAATATACCTTCTGCCCTGGCGTTTGACAGTATCGTTGATACTGTGCCGGGAACCTTTGTACTTAGAGACTACGACCTATTCGATCTGGGCGACGGTTTGGGTTTTGCAGATGCGGATCTGGTGATGTCGGCTACATTGGCTAGTTTACCGCAAGAAGCATTGCCCGCTTTACCTTCGATAGCGGTAGTGCCGGTCCCCGCAGCTTTATGGCTGTTTGGCTCGGGCTTGCTGGGGCTGGCAGCTATCAAGCGCAGACAATAA
- a CDS encoding vWA domain-containing protein has protein sequence MLVSFFQVLKRAGVPVSIKELLDLILALKNHLAFADIDEFYYLSRTILVKDEKYFDRFDRAFGVYFRDLETLEDVIEAMIPEDWLRQEFTKQLTQEEKDKIETLGGLDKLIEEFKKRLEEQKKKHQGGNKWIGTGGTSPFGHGGYNPEGMRIGGESRNKQAVKVWEKREFKNLDDNVELGTRNIKVALRRLRKFARTGAEDELDMDDTIRSTASNAGLLDIKMVPERHNAVKVLLFFDVGGSMDPHIKVCEEMFSAARSEFKHMEYFYFHNFIYESVWDNNIRRHTERLNMLDILHKYSSDYKVVFIGDASMSPYEILQPGGSVEHWNEESGEVWMRRLKETYERVIWINPVPPEQWNYTHSIDLTSQLLEGHMYPLTVRGLEEGMSYLSK, from the coding sequence ATGTTGGTCAGTTTCTTTCAGGTACTAAAAAGAGCCGGTGTACCAGTCTCTATTAAAGAGCTGCTGGATTTAATTCTGGCGCTGAAAAACCATCTTGCCTTTGCCGATATTGATGAGTTCTATTATCTGAGCCGAACTATTCTGGTTAAAGATGAAAAATACTTTGATCGTTTTGACCGTGCCTTTGGGGTTTACTTCCGTGATTTGGAAACCCTTGAAGATGTGATCGAGGCAATGATTCCTGAAGACTGGCTACGTCAGGAATTTACCAAGCAGTTAACTCAGGAAGAAAAAGATAAAATCGAAACGCTGGGTGGTTTAGATAAGCTGATTGAAGAATTTAAAAAGCGCCTCGAAGAACAAAAGAAAAAACATCAGGGCGGTAACAAGTGGATTGGCACCGGCGGCACCAGCCCCTTTGGGCATGGTGGCTACAATCCAGAGGGCATGCGTATTGGTGGTGAGAGCCGTAATAAGCAAGCCGTCAAGGTCTGGGAAAAACGCGAATTTAAAAATCTCGATGACAATGTTGAGTTGGGCACCCGCAATATCAAAGTCGCACTGCGTCGCTTAAGAAAGTTTGCCCGTACCGGTGCAGAAGACGAATTGGATATGGATGACACTATTCGCTCTACCGCCAGCAATGCCGGTTTACTGGATATTAAAATGGTGCCGGAGCGGCACAATGCGGTAAAGGTACTGCTTTTCTTTGATGTCGGTGGTTCCATGGATCCGCATATCAAAGTTTGCGAAGAAATGTTCTCTGCCGCCCGTTCTGAATTTAAACATATGGAATATTTCTATTTCCATAATTTTATTTATGAATCGGTCTGGGATAATAATATTCGCCGCCATACTGAGCGTTTAAATATGTTGGATATCCTGCACAAATACAGCTCGGATTATAAAGTCGTCTTTATTGGCGATGCCTCTATGTCTCCCTATGAAATTCTACAGCCCGGTGGCAGTGTTGAGCACTGGAATGAAGAGTCCGGTGAGGTCTGGATGAGGCGCTTAAAAGAAACCTATGAAAGAGTGATTTGGATAAATCCGGTGCCACCTGAGCAGTGGAATTATACCCATTCTATTGATCTAACCAGCCAGTTGTTGGAGGGGCATATGTACCCACTTACCGTTAGAGGTCTGGAAGAGGGTATGAGTTACTTGTCTAAGTAA
- a CDS encoding AAA family ATPase produces the protein MKFQGTDSYVATEDLQLAVNAAVTLQRPLLIKGEPGTGKTLLAEQVAESLGMPLIQWHIKSTTKAQQGLYEYDAVSRLRDSQLGDDKVHDIGNYIKKGKMWEAFDADKQVVLLIDEVDKADIEFPNDLLVELDKMEFFVYETGETIKAKHRPIIIITSNNEKELPDAFLRRCFFHFINFPDHDTMRRIVDVHYPNIQQDLVNEALELFFDVRSIPGLKKKPSTSELIDWLKLLMADDIPNEILKNHDNSKAIPPLYGALLKNEQDVHMLERLAFMHRREQRN, from the coding sequence ATGAAGTTTCAAGGCACCGACTCCTACGTAGCAACTGAAGACTTACAACTGGCGGTCAATGCAGCCGTTACACTGCAGCGCCCGCTATTGATCAAGGGTGAGCCCGGCACAGGTAAAACCCTGCTGGCAGAGCAGGTGGCCGAATCTCTGGGCATGCCCTTAATCCAATGGCATATCAAATCCACTACCAAAGCCCAGCAGGGCCTTTACGAGTATGACGCGGTCTCTCGTCTGCGTGACTCGCAGCTGGGTGATGACAAGGTTCACGATATCGGCAACTACATCAAAAAAGGCAAAATGTGGGAAGCCTTTGATGCCGATAAGCAGGTTGTATTATTGATTGATGAAGTCGATAAGGCCGATATTGAATTCCCTAACGACCTGTTAGTCGAGCTCGATAAAATGGAGTTTTTTGTTTACGAGACCGGTGAGACCATCAAGGCCAAACACCGCCCGATTATTATTATTACCAGTAACAATGAAAAAGAGCTCCCCGATGCCTTTTTGCGTCGCTGCTTCTTCCATTTTATTAACTTCCCTGACCACGACACCATGCGTCGTATTGTTGATGTGCACTACCCGAATATTCAGCAGGATCTGGTTAACGAAGCGCTGGAGCTATTTTTCGATGTTCGCTCTATTCCAGGCCTGAAGAAAAAGCCCTCAACCTCAGAATTAATTGATTGGCTTAAATTATTAATGGCCGACGATATTCCTAATGAAATCCTGAAAAATCATGACAATAGCAAAGCGATTCCACCGCTTTATGGCGCACTGCTGAAAAATGAGCAGGATGTGCATATGCTGGAGCGTCTGGCCTTTATGCATCGTCGTGAACAGCGCAACTAA
- a CDS encoding VWA domain-containing protein translates to MKITRLVLLVVSLGFGSLSVAQNTTSLSITDAELTPDVRVIIDISGSMKKNDPQNLRRPALELLVQLFPEGSKAGVWTFGQWVNNLVPSKTVDQIWRSAAFNQAQKINSVALRTNIPAALEKAVDDVANLDPRYKVHLILLTDGMVDVAKSATENAQARERIINDILPTLRDAGVTIHTVALSQNADQELMERLAIETDGLAAVAETAEDLTEIFVQAFDAAAPAEQLPLEDNGFTVDSSIDEFTALIFRKQGSEAATLISPTNQRYTQAQHSADVSWFRQHNYDLITVKRPETGDWAIEADLEPNSRITIVSNLSLKVQPLAKSNFVGDQADIVAALMEQGAIIDRSEFLNLVDMSFTVSRRDDGEQWQFSLSELDPIPVDGQFRSTLDVLQAVGIYDVVVQANGKTFQRQQQQTLAVREAFDLRNRSTKDNPPSHKVTLFARNHNIDGNSSSATASITLPDGSQQTVEASPIGDRCWQLDLEGVNTAGYYAVNFIVNGQLNNGEAFTSQTQTLQIEHPVAGQTISAVTEPVPEPVAEPEPAPEPEPEPEPVPAPEPEPVAEQEVIVEEGMDLAQMGLYGAIGLGNLLVLVLGFFAYKMVKGSNTRSDILEGDDEVDVDEDYEDEAEEADPEVAAVPDPEPEPEPEPEPEPEPEVAEVVEESDDFDIEIEDDSADIEELDTELLDVGEVDVDDVDIDLDDTVLEEDPISPEDDIDEVEDLDDILDLPDDAIDIDPGSDDDK, encoded by the coding sequence ATGAAGATCACTCGCCTTGTCTTGTTGGTTGTTAGCCTTGGTTTCGGAAGCCTTTCCGTTGCGCAAAATACCACTAGTCTCTCTATCACTGATGCCGAACTAACCCCTGATGTTAGGGTGATTATCGATATCTCCGGCAGCATGAAGAAAAACGACCCGCAGAACCTGCGTCGTCCCGCCCTTGAATTATTAGTCCAGCTATTTCCTGAAGGCTCAAAGGCCGGTGTATGGACCTTTGGTCAGTGGGTAAATAACCTGGTTCCCAGTAAAACCGTTGATCAGATCTGGCGCAGCGCTGCCTTTAATCAGGCGCAAAAAATCAACTCCGTGGCACTGCGTACCAATATCCCGGCAGCGCTGGAAAAAGCGGTGGATGATGTGGCCAATCTTGATCCGCGCTATAAAGTACATCTGATTTTACTCACCGATGGCATGGTGGATGTGGCAAAGTCTGCAACTGAAAACGCTCAGGCCAGAGAGCGAATTATTAACGATATCCTGCCGACGCTGCGTGACGCCGGTGTCACTATTCATACGGTAGCGCTGTCACAAAATGCCGATCAGGAACTGATGGAGCGGCTGGCTATAGAGACCGATGGCCTGGCGGCCGTGGCCGAAACGGCGGAAGACCTTACCGAGATTTTTGTGCAGGCATTTGATGCCGCTGCACCCGCCGAGCAGCTGCCGCTGGAAGATAATGGCTTTACCGTTGATAGCAGTATTGATGAATTTACCGCTTTAATCTTCCGCAAGCAGGGCTCGGAAGCGGCCACCTTGATTTCCCCCACTAACCAGCGTTACACCCAGGCTCAGCATAGTGCAGATGTTAGTTGGTTTCGGCAGCACAATTATGACCTGATTACCGTCAAGCGTCCGGAAACCGGTGACTGGGCTATAGAAGCTGATTTAGAGCCCAATAGCCGTATTACCATCGTGAGTAACCTGAGCTTAAAAGTGCAGCCGTTGGCGAAGAGCAATTTTGTCGGTGACCAGGCAGATATCGTCGCTGCCTTGATGGAGCAGGGCGCTATTATTGATCGCTCTGAGTTTCTAAACCTGGTCGATATGAGTTTTACGGTCAGTCGCAGAGATGATGGCGAGCAGTGGCAATTTTCCTTATCCGAGCTGGACCCCATACCCGTCGATGGCCAGTTCCGTTCCACCCTCGATGTGCTGCAAGCCGTGGGTATTTATGATGTTGTTGTGCAAGCCAATGGCAAAACCTTCCAGCGTCAGCAGCAGCAAACACTGGCGGTAAGGGAGGCATTTGATCTGCGTAACCGCAGTACCAAGGACAACCCGCCCAGCCATAAAGTGACCCTGTTTGCTCGCAACCATAATATCGATGGCAATAGCAGCAGTGCCACGGCCAGTATCACCTTGCCCGACGGTAGCCAGCAGACCGTTGAGGCCAGCCCGATAGGTGACCGGTGCTGGCAGTTAGACCTTGAAGGGGTTAATACCGCAGGCTATTACGCAGTTAACTTTATCGTGAATGGCCAGCTTAATAACGGTGAAGCCTTTACCAGCCAAACGCAAACACTACAGATAGAACACCCTGTTGCCGGGCAGACCATCAGTGCTGTGACCGAGCCGGTGCCAGAGCCTGTGGCCGAGCCTGAACCAGCACCTGAGCCAGAACCCGAACCCGAACCTGTTCCAGCTCCTGAGCCAGAGCCTGTTGCAGAGCAGGAAGTCATTGTCGAAGAGGGTATGGATTTGGCACAGATGGGTTTATATGGGGCTATCGGCCTCGGCAACCTCTTGGTGCTGGTACTGGGCTTCTTTGCTTATAAAATGGTTAAAGGCAGTAATACCCGCTCAGATATTCTGGAGGGAGATGACGAGGTTGACGTTGATGAAGACTATGAGGATGAGGCAGAAGAAGCTGATCCTGAAGTCGCTGCTGTACCAGACCCGGAACCAGAACCGGAACCAGAACCAGAGCCGGAGCCGGAGCCAGAAGTGGCCGAGGTGGTAGAAGAGAGCGATGACTTCGATATAGAGATTGAGGACGATAGTGCGGATATCGAAGAGCTGGATACCGAGCTATTGGATGTCGGCGAGGTGGATGTAGATGATGTTGATATCGACCTGGATGATACCGTACTGGAAGAGGATCCTATTTCACCGGAGGACGATATCGATGAAGTTGAAGACCTGGATGATATCCTCGATTTGCCCGATGATGCGATTGATATCGACCCCGGTAGTGACGACGACAAGTAA
- a CDS encoding YcgN family cysteine cluster protein has translation MTEPQPEFWQTKTLDEMTSSEWESLCDGCAKCCLHKLEDEDSGEVYYTKVVCRYMDDNCRCTEYQQRNTLVPDCVWLRPEDVADFFWLPSTCAYRLVAEGKPLEDWHPLISGSKDTVHQSGVSIQGRALSEDYVHPDGMEEHIIHWVE, from the coding sequence ATGACTGAGCCGCAGCCCGAATTTTGGCAAACAAAAACACTCGATGAAATGACCAGCTCGGAGTGGGAGTCGCTCTGTGACGGCTGTGCAAAATGTTGCTTACATAAACTGGAAGATGAAGATAGCGGTGAGGTTTATTATACCAAGGTAGTTTGCCGTTATATGGACGATAACTGCCGCTGTACCGAATACCAGCAGCGCAATACCTTGGTGCCCGATTGTGTCTGGTTGCGGCCGGAAGATGTCGCTGATTTCTTTTGGCTGCCCAGTACCTGTGCTTACCGGCTGGTTGCCGAAGGTAAACCCTTGGAGGATTGGCACCCATTAATTTCAGGCAGTAAAGATACCGTACACCAAAGTGGTGTATCGATTCAGGGCCGTGCCTTAAGTGAAGACTATGTGCATCCCGATGGGATGGAAGAGCATATTATTCATTGGGTTGAATAA
- a CDS encoding YcgL domain-containing protein — translation MTTKKICTIYRSSKHEGMYLYVDKQDDLQRVPAALLKRFGKPEQAMTLVLTPERVLARVDIEKVLTGLEEQGFFLQMPPQPDKEMQKLHEKNSKM, via the coding sequence ATGACCACAAAAAAAATCTGCACCATCTATCGAAGTTCAAAACATGAAGGCATGTATCTTTATGTGGATAAGCAGGACGATTTACAACGGGTGCCCGCTGCATTGCTAAAGCGCTTTGGCAAGCCTGAGCAGGCAATGACATTGGTATTAACCCCCGAGCGGGTATTGGCGCGGGTGGATATAGAGAAGGTTCTGACGGGTCTTGAAGAGCAGGGTTTTTTTCTACAGATGCCGCCGCAGCCCGATAAAGAGATGCAAAAGCTCCATGAAAAAAACAGCAAGATGTAA
- the rnd gene encoding ribonuclease D — translation MLSRQIDHPVYIDTNEALAQFCQQWSKATVLALDTEFIRTDTFYPIGALIQVSDGSGCFLIDPLPIDDFSPFKVLMTDPAITKVLHSCSEDLEVFDRLLGVLPTPLIDTQIAAGMNGLGFSLGYQAMTEALLQIHVAKGETRSNWLQRPLTDSQIHYAALDVAYLPDMYTMLCESLEAQGRMAWLQEECNKLINGYGGADAIRNHYLKVKSAWKLSAAQLGVLQLVVEWREHKARDRDRPRGRVLKDRSCFEIARLQPDSIRALSGIDEIGPKTVRNNGDDLLKLIKQGQSLPKTELPPALPKPLPPANGTIMKRLKAHVAKRAEQLNMAPELLARKKDYESLLRSGFHGDSYQLPDTLSGWRKSVVGDELLAILAKEGV, via the coding sequence ATGCTGTCACGCCAAATTGATCACCCGGTTTATATCGATACCAATGAAGCCTTGGCGCAGTTTTGCCAGCAGTGGTCAAAGGCTACGGTATTGGCCTTGGATACCGAATTTATTCGTACGGATACCTTCTATCCCATTGGTGCGCTGATTCAGGTTTCTGATGGCAGTGGTTGCTTTCTGATAGACCCTTTGCCGATCGACGATTTTAGTCCCTTTAAGGTTTTAATGACCGACCCTGCAATTACCAAAGTGCTGCATTCCTGTAGTGAGGATTTGGAAGTCTTTGACCGTTTGCTGGGTGTGCTGCCGACACCGCTTATTGATACCCAGATTGCCGCCGGTATGAATGGTTTGGGATTTAGCCTTGGCTATCAGGCGATGACGGAGGCGCTATTGCAAATCCATGTAGCCAAAGGTGAAACCCGCTCGAATTGGTTGCAGCGGCCATTAACCGACTCACAAATTCACTATGCCGCGCTGGATGTGGCCTATCTGCCTGACATGTATACAATGCTTTGTGAGTCGCTGGAAGCACAGGGGCGTATGGCTTGGTTGCAGGAAGAGTGCAACAAACTGATCAATGGCTATGGTGGGGCCGACGCCATCCGCAATCACTATCTTAAAGTTAAATCCGCGTGGAAATTATCAGCAGCACAGTTGGGTGTTTTGCAGTTGGTTGTCGAGTGGCGAGAGCATAAAGCCCGCGACCGAGATCGCCCACGGGGTCGAGTATTAAAAGATAGAAGCTGTTTTGAAATTGCCCGCCTGCAGCCGGATAGTATCCGTGCTTTGTCGGGTATTGATGAAATAGGGCCCAAGACCGTGCGTAATAATGGGGATGATTTGCTCAAGCTGATTAAGCAGGGTCAGAGTTTGCCTAAGACTGAGCTGCCGCCGGCCTTGCCCAAACCTTTGCCTCCTGCCAATGGCACTATCATGAAGCGTTTAAAGGCTCATGTTGCCAAGCGGGCCGAACAGCTAAATATGGCACCGGAGTTACTGGCCAGAAAAAAAGATTATGAGTCGCTGCTGCGCTCTGGTTTTCATGGTGACAGCTATCAGTTACCTGACACCTTGTCGGGCTGGAGAAAGTCGGTAGTGGGTGATGAGCTGCTGGCGATTTTAGCCAAAGAGGGTGTGTAG
- the recR gene encoding recombination mediator RecR gives MAFSPLIDQLVETLRCLPSVGPKSAQRMAFHLLERDREGGFKLAEQLEKTLSGVGRCSSCRTLTEQPRCSICENDKRDKSIICVVETPADVFAFEQSGIYRGLYFVLMGHLSPIDGIGPAEIGISDLLQRLDNEKIKEVILATNPTVEGEATAFYITDQVKAMGIEVSRIAHGVPLGGELEYVDAGTLAHALNGRRVVD, from the coding sequence ATGGCCTTTAGCCCCTTAATCGATCAGTTGGTAGAAACCTTGCGTTGTCTACCCAGTGTTGGCCCCAAGTCGGCCCAGAGAATGGCCTTCCATTTACTGGAGCGTGACCGCGAGGGCGGCTTTAAACTGGCCGAACAATTAGAAAAAACCCTCTCCGGTGTGGGTCGTTGTAGTAGTTGCCGTACTTTAACCGAGCAGCCTCGCTGTTCGATTTGTGAAAACGATAAGCGTGATAAATCCATTATCTGTGTTGTAGAAACACCGGCGGATGTTTTTGCCTTTGAGCAGTCCGGTATTTACCGGGGTTTATATTTTGTGCTGATGGGGCACCTTTCACCGATCGACGGTATAGGTCCGGCGGAAATTGGCATCAGTGATTTATTACAACGATTAGACAATGAAAAAATTAAAGAAGTCATTCTTGCCACCAACCCAACCGTAGAAGGTGAGGCAACGGCTTTCTATATCACCGACCAGGTTAAGGCCATGGGGATAGAGGTTTCAAGAATTGCCCACGGTGTGCCTTTAGGTGGCGAACTGGAATATGTCGATGCGGGTACCCTGGCCCATGCCTTAAATGGCCGCCGTGTTGTCGACTAA
- a CDS encoding YbaB/EbfC family nucleoid-associated protein → MKINDIMKQAQQMQEQMQKAQEEMANKEVQGESGAGMVKVVMTGRHDVRRVSIDPGLMSEDKDVLEDLLAAAVNDAVRKVEDTNRDAMSGLAGGVDLSNFKMPF, encoded by the coding sequence ATGAAAATTAATGACATTATGAAACAGGCCCAGCAGATGCAAGAGCAGATGCAAAAGGCGCAGGAAGAAATGGCCAATAAAGAAGTGCAGGGCGAATCCGGTGCGGGCATGGTAAAAGTAGTGATGACCGGTCGTCACGATGTGCGTCGCGTCAGTATTGATCCGGGCCTAATGTCTGAAGATAAAGACGTGTTGGAAGATCTGCTGGCCGCTGCGGTTAATGATGCGGTGCGCAAAGTGGAGGACACCAACCGCGATGCCATGTCGGGTTTGGCCGGTGGCGTTGACCTGTCCAATTTTAAGATGCCGTTTTAA